A section of the Quatrionicoccus australiensis genome encodes:
- a CDS encoding site-2 protease family protein: MLESLIQTIAIAALPVIFAITLHEAAHGYVARHFGDPTAWLAGRITLNPLRHIDLVGTIIIPVAILLFSGGSFLFGYAKPVPVDFSRLRHPKRDMLWVAIAGPAANLFMAFCWAFMLKLAWALPVNDYTVPLSEMSKTGIIVNCVLMVLNLLPLPPLDGGRIAVSLLPHRLAWKFAQLERWGFPILLLLMFTGILNTIMSPLVILSARIIESIFGLY, translated from the coding sequence ATGCTCGAGAGCCTGATCCAGACCATTGCCATCGCCGCCTTGCCGGTGATTTTTGCGATCACGCTGCACGAAGCGGCGCATGGCTACGTGGCCCGCCATTTCGGCGACCCGACCGCATGGCTGGCGGGACGCATCACGCTCAACCCGCTGCGCCATATCGATCTGGTCGGCACCATCATCATTCCGGTTGCCATCCTGCTCTTTTCCGGCGGCTCCTTCCTGTTTGGCTACGCCAAGCCGGTGCCGGTCGATTTCAGCCGTCTGCGTCATCCCAAGCGCGACATGCTCTGGGTGGCGATTGCCGGACCGGCGGCCAACCTGTTCATGGCATTCTGCTGGGCCTTCATGCTCAAGCTGGCCTGGGCCCTGCCGGTCAACGACTACACCGTGCCACTTTCCGAGATGAGTAAGACCGGCATCATCGTCAATTGCGTGCTGATGGTGCTCAATCTCCTGCCGCTGCCGCCGCTCGATGGCGGGCGCATTGCGGTCAGTCTTTTGCCGCACCGATTGGCCTGGAAGTTTGCCCAGCTTGAGCGCTGGGGCTTCCCGATTTTGCTGCTGCTGATGTTCACCGGTATCCTCAATACCATCATGAGTCCGCTCGTCATTCTTTCGGCGCGGATTATCGAATCCATTTTTGGGCTTTATTGA
- the rbfA gene encoding 30S ribosome-binding factor RbfA, whose product MKKKGFQRSDRVAEQVRRDLADLIRTELKDPRVGMVSLTAVELTPDYAHAKVFFATLNDEHLDEVMQGLKRASGFLRRELGRRIHIHTLPELHFVYDNSIQHGASMSALIERANALSDLTPED is encoded by the coding sequence ATGAAGAAAAAAGGTTTTCAGCGTAGTGACCGGGTCGCGGAGCAGGTTCGCCGCGACCTTGCCGACCTCATTCGCACCGAGTTGAAGGATCCGCGCGTCGGCATGGTCAGCCTGACGGCTGTCGAGTTGACGCCGGATTATGCGCATGCCAAGGTCTTCTTCGCGACGCTCAACGACGAGCATCTCGACGAGGTCATGCAGGGCTTGAAGCGTGCTTCCGGTTTCCTGCGTCGCGAACTTGGCCGGCGCATCCACATCCATACCCTGCCTGAGCTGCATTTCGTCTACGACAACTCGATCCAGCACGGCGCCAGCATGTCGGCGCTGATCGAGCGGGCCAACGCGCTCAGCGACCTGACCCCGGAAGACTGA
- the truB gene encoding tRNA pseudouridine(55) synthase TruB produces MQVKKTWKRVDGVLLLDKPIGLTSNDALQKARRLFSAAKGGHTGTLDPLATGLLPLCFGEATKFSADLLDADKTYEAVLKLGVTTDSGDAEGKVLETAAVNVTESDIFRVLPMFTGDLQQIPPMHSALKRDGRPLYELARQGIEVEREARAVTIHRLECLAFSGDSLSLRVACSKGTYIRVLAADIGRELGCGAHLTALRRTVVGDLDLVNAVTLAELEALDEAGRMARLQPVDALVHTLPIVTVEGEAESRFRHGNPVDLPAGLSGKIRVYAGDQLIGVGEPGGDGRLWPKRLVQLAI; encoded by the coding sequence ATGCAAGTGAAGAAGACCTGGAAACGGGTCGATGGTGTTCTATTGCTCGACAAACCGATCGGCCTGACTTCGAACGACGCGCTGCAAAAGGCGCGTCGTTTGTTTTCGGCGGCCAAGGGCGGGCATACCGGCACTCTCGATCCTCTGGCGACCGGCCTTTTGCCGCTATGTTTCGGCGAAGCGACCAAATTCTCGGCCGATCTGCTCGATGCCGACAAGACCTATGAGGCTGTCCTCAAGTTGGGTGTGACGACGGATTCCGGTGACGCTGAGGGTAAGGTGCTGGAAACAGCCGCGGTCAACGTCACGGAAAGCGACATTTTCCGCGTTTTGCCGATGTTTACCGGTGACCTGCAGCAGATTCCGCCCATGCACTCAGCGCTCAAGCGCGATGGTCGGCCGCTTTACGAGCTGGCTCGTCAGGGTATCGAGGTTGAGCGAGAGGCGAGGGCGGTGACCATTCATCGTCTCGAGTGTCTCGCTTTCAGCGGCGACAGCCTGAGCTTGCGTGTTGCGTGCAGCAAGGGAACCTATATCCGCGTGCTGGCCGCCGACATCGGGCGTGAGCTTGGCTGTGGTGCGCATCTGACGGCTTTGCGGCGTACCGTGGTCGGTGATCTCGATCTGGTCAATGCCGTGACGCTGGCCGAACTTGAGGCGCTCGACGAGGCGGGGCGAATGGCGCGTCTGCAGCCCGTCGATGCGCTGGTGCATACCTTGCCGATTGTTACGGTCGAAGGTGAGGCAGAGTCGCGTTTCCGGCATGGCAATCCGGTCGATTTGCCGGCCGGCCTGAGCGGAAAGATCCGGGTCTATGCCGGTGATCAACTGATCGGTGTGGGCGAGCCAGGTGGCGATGGTCGCTTGTGGCCGAAACGTCTGGTGCAATTGGCTATTTAA
- the nusA gene encoding transcription termination factor NusA — translation MSREILLLVDALAREKNVGKEIVFAALELALASATKKRIHDEADVRVSIDRNTGNYDSFRRWQVVPDNEYVNEYLEVPLSEAQKDDPEIEVGDTLEEGLEPIDFGRIGAQAAKQVILQKIRDAEREQILTDFLDRKEHVVSGTIKRMERGNAIVEAGKIEALLPRDQMIPKENLRVGDRIRAYLLRIDRNARGPQIILSRTAPEFIIKLFDMEVPEIADGLMELKACARDPGLRAKIAVKSNDPRVDPIGTCVGLRGSRVTAVRNEIGGENIDIVLWSADPAQFVIGALSPAEVSSIVVDEEKHVMDVVVDEDNLAIAIGRSGQNVRLASELTGWTINLMTQDESAKRSEAEYAVTRVVFMEKLDIDEELADLLIEEGFSTLEEVAYVPLAEMLEIDGLDEDIVNELRNRARNVLLTEAIATEEQLESVSDDLIGLEGMSKELAAKLAGHDIKTRDDLAELAVDELTEMTGIDDERAKELILKARAHWFE, via the coding sequence ATGAGCCGTGAAATTTTGCTACTGGTCGATGCTTTGGCCCGCGAGAAGAACGTCGGCAAGGAAATCGTCTTCGCTGCCCTTGAACTGGCGCTCGCGTCAGCGACCAAGAAGCGTATCCATGACGAAGCCGATGTTCGCGTTTCGATCGACCGTAATACCGGTAACTACGACTCCTTCCGTCGCTGGCAGGTCGTGCCCGACAACGAATACGTCAACGAATACCTCGAAGTGCCGCTTTCCGAAGCGCAAAAAGACGATCCGGAGATCGAGGTTGGCGATACGCTCGAAGAAGGGCTGGAGCCTATCGATTTCGGTCGGATCGGCGCCCAGGCTGCCAAGCAGGTCATTCTGCAGAAGATTCGCGACGCCGAGCGCGAGCAGATCCTGACCGACTTCCTGGATCGCAAGGAACATGTCGTTTCCGGCACCATCAAGCGCATGGAGCGTGGCAACGCGATCGTCGAGGCCGGCAAGATCGAAGCCCTGCTGCCGCGTGACCAGATGATCCCCAAGGAAAACCTCCGGGTTGGCGATCGCATTCGTGCCTACCTGCTGCGCATCGACCGCAATGCGCGTGGTCCGCAGATCATCCTGTCGCGTACCGCGCCTGAATTCATCATCAAGCTGTTCGACATGGAAGTGCCGGAAATCGCCGACGGCCTGATGGAACTCAAGGCTTGTGCCCGCGACCCCGGTCTGCGTGCCAAAATTGCCGTCAAGTCGAACGATCCGCGCGTTGATCCGATCGGTACCTGTGTCGGTCTGCGTGGTTCGCGGGTGACCGCTGTCCGTAACGAAATCGGTGGCGAGAACATCGATATCGTCCTGTGGTCGGCTGATCCGGCCCAGTTCGTGATCGGTGCGCTGTCGCCGGCCGAGGTTTCCTCCATCGTTGTCGATGAGGAAAAGCACGTCATGGATGTCGTGGTGGACGAAGACAATCTCGCCATCGCCATCGGACGCAGTGGTCAGAATGTTCGCCTCGCTTCCGAGTTGACCGGCTGGACCATCAATCTGATGACCCAGGACGAGTCGGCCAAGCGTTCCGAAGCCGAATACGCAGTGACCCGTGTTGTCTTCATGGAAAAGCTGGATATCGACGAAGAACTCGCCGATCTGCTGATCGAGGAAGGCTTCTCGACGCTGGAAGAAGTGGCCTATGTGCCGCTGGCAGAAATGCTGGAAATCGATGGTCTCGACGAAGACATCGTTAACGAGTTGCGTAACCGCGCCCGTAACGTGTTGCTGACTGAAGCCATCGCGACTGAAGAGCAGCTTGAAAGTGTTTCAGACGATCTGATCGGTCTGGAAGGCATGAGCAAAGAGCTGGCCGCAAAACTGGCTGGTCACGACATCAAGACGCGCGACGACCTCGCCGAACTGGCTGTCGATGAATTGACTGAAATGACCGGCATTGACGATGAGCGTGCCAAGGAACTTATTCTGAAGGCACGTGCTCACTGGTTTGAGTGA
- the scpB gene encoding SMC-Scp complex subunit ScpB, with amino-acid sequence MTPLELRKMFDEELSTDTLRKLLDQLREEWEERPVELIQLASGWRFRTRVEYLPYLERLNPEKPPRYSRAMLETLAIIAYRQPVTRGDIEEIRGVAVNSNVVKTLEERGWIDVVGHRDTPGRPALFATTKQFLDDLGLRSVSELPPLEQISQTLELNHEN; translated from the coding sequence ATGACGCCACTCGAACTGCGCAAAATGTTCGATGAGGAACTGTCGACCGATACGCTGCGCAAATTGCTCGATCAGTTGCGCGAAGAGTGGGAAGAGCGCCCGGTCGAGCTGATTCAACTGGCTTCGGGCTGGCGTTTCCGGACGCGGGTCGAATATCTGCCTTATCTGGAACGGCTGAATCCGGAAAAACCGCCCCGCTATTCGCGGGCGATGCTGGAAACGTTGGCGATCATTGCCTATCGTCAGCCGGTGACGCGCGGCGATATCGAAGAAATTCGCGGCGTGGCGGTCAATAGCAATGTAGTAAAAACACTGGAAGAGCGAGGCTGGATCGACGTCGTCGGCCATCGTGACACCCCCGGTCGGCCGGCACTGTTTGCCACGACCAAACAATTTCTCGATGATCTGGGCCTGCGCAGCGTCAGTGAACTGCCGCCGCTCGAACAAATCAGCCAGACACTGGAGCTGAACCATGAAAACTAA
- a CDS encoding lipid-A-disaccharide synthase N-terminal domain-containing protein produces the protein MFGYDWESLIWIGIGFGGQALFMMRFVIQWWSSEKAKRVVIPVAFWYFSLAGSLVLVIYAIHRKDPVFIFGQALPVVIYLRNLHLHYKSKGRSVAS, from the coding sequence ATGTTCGGTTATGACTGGGAGTCCCTGATCTGGATCGGCATCGGCTTTGGCGGCCAGGCGCTGTTCATGATGCGTTTCGTGATCCAGTGGTGGAGTAGCGAAAAGGCAAAGCGGGTGGTGATTCCGGTTGCCTTCTGGTACTTCAGCCTGGCCGGTAGTCTGGTGCTGGTCATCTATGCCATCCATCGCAAGGACCCGGTGTTCATCTTCGGGCAGGCGCTGCCAGTCGTAATTTATCTGCGTAATCTGCATCTGCATTACAAGAGCAAGGGTCGTTCGGTCGCCTCGTGA
- the rluB gene encoding 23S rRNA pseudouridine(2605) synthase RluB, giving the protein MKTKKTPLRAPMKKGEGAASRPDASGERPRFKMGAGRAAARTVNREPAPSEDFAEAPAAEVVAKPKRQRLGPQSGRANRGTVGRNGKPLLESKPERLQKVLAQAGIGSRREMEEWIAAGRITVNGVPAHLGQSVIPTDKIKIGGRLVNVRFTTTRTPRIVMYHKPEGEIVSRDDPDGRPSVFAALPRIRGGRWIAVGRLDFNTSGLLLFTTSGELANKLMHPSSELVREYAVRVLGELTLEAQKQLLEGIELEDGPANFASLTDGGGEGANHWYRVTIFEGRNREVRRMFEAVNCTVSRLIRVRYGPFNLPPQLKRGWVRELAEGDVKALLRELEKTINPAQTHAESA; this is encoded by the coding sequence ATGAAAACTAAAAAAACACCGCTGCGTGCGCCGATGAAAAAGGGCGAGGGCGCAGCAAGTCGTCCGGACGCCTCCGGCGAGCGGCCGCGCTTCAAGATGGGGGCTGGGCGCGCTGCGGCCCGCACCGTCAATCGCGAACCCGCGCCAAGCGAGGATTTTGCCGAAGCGCCTGCCGCCGAGGTCGTCGCCAAGCCCAAGCGGCAGCGTCTCGGGCCGCAATCCGGGCGTGCCAATCGCGGCACGGTCGGGCGCAACGGCAAGCCGCTGCTTGAGTCCAAGCCGGAGCGTTTGCAAAAGGTGCTGGCCCAGGCCGGTATCGGCTCACGCCGCGAAATGGAGGAGTGGATCGCCGCCGGCCGGATCACGGTTAATGGCGTTCCGGCCCATCTCGGCCAGAGCGTCATTCCGACCGACAAGATCAAGATCGGCGGGCGCCTGGTGAATGTTCGTTTCACCACCACCCGGACGCCGCGCATTGTCATGTATCACAAGCCGGAAGGCGAAATCGTTTCGCGCGACGACCCGGATGGCCGTCCCTCGGTATTCGCCGCCTTGCCGCGCATTCGTGGCGGGCGCTGGATCGCGGTCGGACGTCTCGACTTCAATACCTCCGGTCTGCTGTTGTTTACGACCTCGGGCGAACTGGCCAACAAGCTGATGCATCCGAGTTCCGAACTGGTTCGCGAGTACGCCGTGCGCGTTCTCGGTGAACTGACGCTGGAGGCACAAAAGCAGTTACTCGAGGGCATTGAGCTCGAAGATGGTCCGGCCAACTTCGCCAGTTTGACCGACGGTGGTGGCGAAGGCGCCAATCACTGGTATCGCGTGACGATTTTCGAAGGCCGCAATCGCGAGGTGCGGCGCATGTTCGAGGCGGTCAACTGTACGGTCAGTCGCCTGATTCGTGTGCGCTATGGCCCGTTCAACCTGCCGCCGCAGTTGAAACGTGGCTGGGTGCGCGAACTGGCGGAGGGTGATGTCAAGGCTTTGCTGCGTGAGCTGGAAAAAACGATCAATCCGGCGCAAACGCACGCAGAGAGTGCATAA
- the infB gene encoding translation initiation factor IF-2 — MSATTVSQFAVELKMPVAALLEQLSKAGVATQDNNGTLTDQDKAKLLDYLRRAHGDDSKTKITLMRKQTSEIKATDAHGRARTVQVEVRKKRVLVKREAGDHHPDVAESDESLLDVAAELPIEQPVVELAPEPVPEPIPEPVVELIPEPEPEPEPEPMPEPAPEPVVEAPEPVAPVVTRPAPLTRAAIIGEEELKAREAQERRHNQLRAIQERELKEKQAREQQLVRMRQEAEVAAAAAKAAELAKQQAAAVAKTQEPAPEKGTLHKKPDAPGKDAKKGGNARADDGKKKQGIKTRSSDTGSSWKSGRGGNKKHGHATDDGQGSFQAPTEVIVREVHVPETISVTDLAHKMAIKAIEIIKVMMKMGSMVTINQVLDQETAMIVVEEMGHKAFAAKLDDPDAFLEESADHKDVPLEPRAPVVTVMGHVDHGKTSLLDYIRRAKVAAGEAGGITQHIGAYHVETDRGMVTFLDTPGHEAFTAMRARGAKATDIVILVVAADDGVMPQTKEAIHHAKAAGVPLVVAVNKIDKPDSNPDRVKQELVAEGVIPEEYGGDSPFVSVSAKKGTGIDELLEQVLLQAEVLELTAQKDAPAKGLIIEARLDKGRGAVATMLVQSGTLKRGDVVLAGQVFGRVRAMLDENGKPINEAGPSIPVEILGLSDVPAAGEEAIVLTDEKKAREIALFRQGKFRDVKLAKQQAAKLENMFEQMKEGEMKSLALIVKADVQGSQEALVQTLAKLSNEEVRVQIIHGAVGAISESDVNLAQASGAVIIGFNTRADAGARKLAETFGVDIRYYNVIYDAVDEVKAALSGMLSPEKREQITGMVEIRQVITVSRVGNIAGCYVLEGVVKRNSRIRLLRNNVVQWDGELESLKRFKDDVKEVRSNFECGLSLKNNNDIQEGDHLEVYEIQEVARSL; from the coding sequence ATGTCCGCAACAACTGTTTCACAATTCGCTGTTGAACTGAAAATGCCGGTCGCGGCCCTGCTCGAGCAATTGAGCAAGGCCGGTGTCGCCACGCAGGATAACAACGGCACCCTGACTGATCAGGACAAGGCCAAGCTGCTCGATTACCTGCGCCGTGCGCATGGTGACGACTCCAAGACCAAGATTACCCTGATGCGCAAGCAGACCTCGGAAATCAAGGCAACCGACGCACATGGCCGCGCCCGTACCGTGCAGGTCGAGGTGCGCAAGAAGCGTGTTCTCGTCAAGCGCGAGGCTGGTGATCATCATCCGGACGTGGCTGAAAGCGACGAATCCCTGCTGGATGTGGCAGCTGAGTTGCCGATCGAGCAGCCGGTGGTCGAGCTTGCGCCCGAGCCCGTGCCGGAGCCGATTCCTGAGCCGGTGGTCGAGCTCATTCCGGAACCCGAGCCGGAGCCCGAACCCGAACCGATGCCTGAGCCGGCACCTGAGCCGGTGGTTGAGGCGCCCGAGCCGGTCGCCCCGGTGGTGACTCGTCCGGCTCCGTTGACGCGTGCAGCCATTATTGGTGAAGAAGAGCTGAAAGCTCGCGAAGCCCAGGAGCGTCGCCACAATCAGTTGCGTGCCATCCAGGAGCGCGAGCTGAAGGAAAAGCAGGCGCGCGAACAGCAACTGGTGCGCATGCGTCAGGAAGCGGAAGTCGCTGCGGCTGCGGCCAAGGCTGCCGAGTTGGCGAAGCAGCAGGCTGCTGCCGTTGCCAAGACGCAGGAACCGGCCCCGGAAAAGGGTACGCTGCACAAGAAGCCGGATGCGCCGGGCAAGGACGCCAAGAAGGGCGGCAATGCTCGTGCTGACGATGGCAAGAAAAAGCAGGGCATCAAGACGCGTTCTTCGGATACGGGTTCTTCGTGGAAGAGCGGTCGTGGTGGCAACAAGAAGCATGGCCACGCAACGGATGATGGTCAGGGCAGCTTCCAGGCACCGACCGAAGTCATCGTGCGCGAAGTGCATGTGCCGGAAACCATTTCCGTGACCGATCTGGCGCACAAGATGGCAATCAAGGCGATCGAAATCATCAAGGTGATGATGAAGATGGGCTCGATGGTTACCATCAACCAGGTGCTGGACCAGGAAACGGCGATGATCGTCGTCGAAGAAATGGGCCACAAGGCATTTGCCGCCAAGCTTGACGATCCGGATGCCTTCCTCGAAGAATCCGCCGATCACAAGGATGTGCCGCTTGAGCCGCGTGCTCCGGTGGTTACCGTCATGGGTCACGTCGACCACGGCAAGACCTCGCTGCTCGACTACATTCGTCGCGCCAAGGTGGCAGCCGGTGAAGCCGGCGGCATTACCCAGCACATCGGTGCCTACCACGTCGAAACCGACCGTGGCATGGTGACCTTCCTCGATACCCCGGGTCACGAAGCGTTTACCGCGATGCGTGCCCGTGGTGCCAAGGCGACCGATATCGTCATTCTGGTGGTGGCGGCCGACGACGGCGTCATGCCGCAAACCAAGGAAGCCATCCATCACGCCAAGGCGGCCGGTGTGCCGCTGGTTGTAGCGGTCAACAAGATCGACAAGCCGGATTCCAATCCGGATCGCGTCAAGCAGGAGCTGGTTGCGGAAGGCGTCATTCCTGAAGAATACGGTGGCGATTCGCCCTTCGTCTCGGTCTCGGCCAAGAAGGGTACCGGCATCGACGAACTGCTCGAGCAGGTTCTGTTGCAGGCTGAGGTTCTCGAACTGACGGCGCAGAAGGATGCACCGGCCAAGGGGTTGATCATCGAAGCCCGTCTCGACAAGGGGCGTGGCGCCGTGGCAACGATGCTGGTTCAGTCCGGCACCTTGAAGCGCGGCGACGTCGTGCTGGCTGGTCAGGTTTTCGGTCGCGTTCGTGCCATGCTCGACGAGAACGGCAAGCCGATCAATGAAGCCGGTCCGTCGATTCCGGTCGAAATTCTCGGTCTGTCGGATGTGCCGGCAGCCGGCGAAGAAGCCATTGTGCTGACCGATGAAAAGAAGGCGCGCGAAATCGCGCTCTTCCGTCAGGGCAAGTTCCGCGACGTCAAGTTGGCGAAGCAGCAGGCTGCCAAGCTCGAGAACATGTTCGAGCAGATGAAGGAAGGCGAAATGAAGTCGCTCGCCCTCATCGTCAAGGCCGACGTGCAGGGTTCGCAGGAAGCGCTGGTGCAGACGCTGGCCAAGCTTTCCAACGAGGAAGTCCGGGTTCAGATCATCCACGGTGCGGTTGGCGCGATCAGCGAATCCGACGTGAATCTGGCGCAGGCTTCGGGCGCCGTCATCATCGGCTTCAATACGCGTGCCGATGCGGGCGCCCGCAAGCTGGCCGAAACCTTCGGTGTCGATATCCGTTACTACAACGTGATTTACGATGCGGTTGACGAGGTCAAGGCGGCGCTTTCCGGCATGTTGTCGCCAGAAAAGCGCGAGCAGATCACCGGTATGGTCGAAATTCGTCAGGTCATCACCGTGTCGAGGGTCGGTAACATTGCCGGCTGTTACGTGCTGGAAGGTGTCGTCAAGCGCAATTCGCGTATCCGTCTGCTGCGTAACAACGTCGTGCAGTGGGATGGTGAACTCGAGTCGCTCAAGCGCTTCAAGGATGACGTCAAGGAAGTTCGCAGCAATTTCGAATGTGGTCTGTCGCTCAAGAATAACAACGATATTCAAGAAGGCGATCACCTCGAAGTGTACGAAATCCAGGAAGTGGCACGCTCGCTGTAA
- a CDS encoding segregation and condensation protein A, which produces MSATVDLPAADLFVPVARIYGEAMEHLPQDLYIPPDALEIMLDAFEGPLDLLLYLIRKANVDILDIPMAPLTKQYLAYIDSMQASNLELAAEYLVMAAMLIEIKSRMLLPRPKLGEGEEGEDPRAELVRRLMEYEQMKVAGQKLNELPQADREFYWVETLVEKSLYVRLPEVSVDDLKEAWMAVVRQASLHKHHKIGREELSVREHMGIILRLLQERGGFVQFETMFDPEMGAPGLVVHFLAMLELAREKLVEFTQTEAFAPIYVRVHQGGTESGQEGA; this is translated from the coding sequence ATGAGCGCAACGGTCGACCTGCCTGCAGCGGATCTTTTTGTTCCGGTTGCCCGCATTTATGGCGAGGCCATGGAGCACCTGCCGCAGGATCTCTACATTCCGCCGGATGCGCTCGAGATCATGCTCGACGCCTTCGAAGGGCCGCTTGACCTGCTGCTTTACCTGATCCGAAAGGCCAATGTCGATATCCTCGACATTCCGATGGCGCCGCTGACCAAGCAATATCTGGCTTACATCGACAGCATGCAGGCGAGCAATCTCGAACTGGCCGCCGAATATCTGGTGATGGCAGCAATGCTGATCGAGATCAAGTCGCGCATGCTGCTGCCGCGCCCGAAGCTGGGTGAAGGTGAGGAGGGCGAAGATCCGCGCGCCGAGCTGGTGCGCCGGCTGATGGAATACGAGCAGATGAAGGTCGCCGGCCAGAAGCTCAACGAGTTGCCGCAGGCGGATCGCGAGTTCTACTGGGTCGAGACGCTGGTTGAAAAATCGCTCTACGTGCGCTTGCCGGAGGTTTCGGTCGATGATCTGAAAGAAGCCTGGATGGCGGTGGTGCGCCAGGCGAGCTTGCACAAACACCATAAAATCGGGCGCGAAGAGTTGTCAGTGCGCGAACATATGGGCATCATCCTGCGTCTTTTGCAGGAACGCGGCGGTTTCGTGCAGTTCGAAACCATGTTCGATCCGGAAATGGGCGCGCCCGGTCTGGTCGTGCATTTTCTCGCCATGCTTGAGCTGGCCCGCGAAAAGCTGGTCGAATTTACCCAAACCGAGGCCTTTGCGCCGATTTATGTGAGAGTGCACCAAGGTGGAACCGAGTCTGGTCAAGAAGGTGCTTGA
- the rimP gene encoding ribosome maturation factor RimP, with translation MDLNTLLETTVTGLGYELVDVEMSPRGRTIRVFIDLPEKATGIDVEDCAKVSNQLSRVFEVENVDFDRLEISSPGLDRVVKKAADFERFAGQDIQIKLRIPHAGRRNFQGRLLGLKDGKVGLQLEKDEVELEFNNIEKARLVPRFD, from the coding sequence ATGGATTTAAACACGCTGCTTGAAACGACCGTTACCGGTCTGGGTTATGAACTCGTCGATGTCGAGATGTCGCCGCGCGGCCGTACGATTCGCGTCTTTATCGATCTTCCTGAAAAGGCGACCGGTATTGATGTCGAGGATTGCGCCAAGGTTTCCAATCAGTTGTCGCGTGTGTTCGAGGTGGAAAATGTCGATTTTGACCGCCTTGAAATCTCCTCGCCGGGTCTCGATCGCGTTGTCAAGAAGGCTGCCGATTTCGAGCGTTTCGCCGGTCAGGATATCCAGATCAAGCTGCGCATTCCGCATGCCGGTCGCCGCAATTTCCAGGGTCGGTTGCTCGGCCTGAAGGATGGCAAGGTCGGCCTGCAACTGGAAAAAGATGAAGTGGAACTCGAATTTAATAATATCGAAAAGGCACGTTTAGTGCCGCGATTCGACTGA
- a CDS encoding tryptophan--tRNA ligase, whose translation MYAERVLSGMRPTGALHLGHYHGVLKNWVKLQHEYPCLFFAADWHALTTHYENPQGIEQATWDMIIDWLAAGVDPNQATLFIQSKVPEHAELHLLMSMMTPLGWLERVPTYKDQQEKLANKDLSTYGFLGYPLLMSADILIYRADKVPVGEDQIPHVEFTRELARRFNHMYGREPGFEDKAREAVKKLGSKKARLYEELRTRFQQNGDKEAVEQAKAMLNEIQHLSAVDRERLFGFLEGTGKMILVEPGYLLTEASKMPGLDGQKMSKSYHNTITMRESEESVAKKVKSMPTDPARARRHDPGEPTKCPVWQLHLVYSNEGCKEWVQQGCRTAGIGCIECKQPVIDGILREQAPMRERAQVYLDDPTLVKNIIADGCEKAREYARETMRDVRESMGLEYN comes from the coding sequence ATGTACGCAGAACGTGTTCTTTCCGGCATGCGCCCCACCGGCGCCCTCCATCTCGGCCACTACCACGGGGTTCTCAAGAACTGGGTCAAGCTCCAGCATGAGTATCCCTGCCTCTTCTTCGCGGCCGACTGGCATGCGCTGACGACGCACTACGAGAACCCGCAGGGTATCGAGCAGGCCACCTGGGACATGATCATCGACTGGCTGGCAGCCGGCGTTGATCCCAACCAGGCAACCCTGTTTATTCAGTCCAAGGTGCCGGAGCATGCCGAACTGCATCTGCTGATGTCGATGATGACGCCGCTCGGCTGGCTGGAGCGCGTGCCGACCTACAAGGATCAGCAGGAAAAGCTCGCCAACAAGGATTTGTCGACCTACGGCTTCCTCGGTTATCCGCTGCTGATGAGCGCCGACATCCTGATCTACCGCGCCGACAAGGTGCCGGTCGGCGAAGACCAGATTCCGCACGTTGAATTCACGCGCGAACTGGCGCGCCGGTTCAATCACATGTACGGTCGCGAACCGGGCTTCGAGGACAAGGCGCGCGAAGCCGTCAAGAAGCTGGGCAGCAAGAAGGCGCGTCTCTACGAAGAGCTGCGTACCCGCTTCCAGCAGAATGGTGACAAGGAAGCGGTCGAGCAGGCCAAGGCCATGCTCAATGAAATCCAGCATCTTTCGGCGGTCGACCGCGAAAGGCTGTTTGGTTTCCTCGAGGGTACCGGCAAGATGATTCTGGTCGAGCCGGGTTACCTGCTGACCGAGGCTTCCAAGATGCCCGGCCTGGACGGTCAGAAGATGTCCAAGTCGTATCACAACACGATCACCATGCGCGAATCGGAAGAGTCGGTGGCCAAGAAGGTCAAGAGCATGCCGACCGACCCGGCGCGCGCCCGTCGCCACGATCCGGGCGAGCCGACCAAGTGCCCAGTCTGGCAGTTGCATCTGGTTTACTCCAACGAAGGCTGCAAGGAGTGGGTGCAGCAGGGCTGTCGCACTGCCGGCATCGGTTGCATCGAATGCAAGCAGCCGGTGATTGACGGCATCCTGCGTGAGCAGGCGCCGATGCGTGAGCGGGCGCAGGTCTATCTCGACGATCCGACCCTGGTCAAAAACATCATTGCCGACGGTTGCGAGAAGGCGCGCGAGTACGCCCGCGAAACCATGCGCGATGTACGTGAGTCGATGGGGCTGGAATACAACTGA